The following are encoded together in the Xanthomonas sacchari genome:
- a CDS encoding MFS transporter: MTAASSPDPTSLPRRGAALAAVCLAALALPLNFSGGAVATPAIGAALGGSALALAWITNAFMLSFGSLLLAAGALADRHGRRRVFLVGLALFASASLGVAVAGSVAAIDLWRALQGVGAAAALAAGTAALAQMYTGAARTRAFSLLGTTFGTGLAFGPLAAGALSERLGWRAIFFGVAAVAALAWALAARWLPASRDSAAGPPDRTGALCFSAALALFTAGLIQGPHSGWGSAAPLALLGAAALLLLGFVRIERRRRHPLLDLSLFRYRRFVGVQLLPVATCYSYVVLLVLLPLRMIGVDGAPAASAGLTLLALSAPMLLVPSLAAVLAQRIAPAWLSAAGLAVAAVGLCWLGARPPAQALPALLLIGAGTAVPWGLMDALSVSVVPTERAGMAAGLFGTLRVAGEGIALASVAALLATLVQAQLAAVAPLLPHAALADTAQRLVAGDLSAMAEGALSATQLRLAYAAAFGTLTRVLAAITALAAIAICLLLGRTPQNAMDGNR; this comes from the coding sequence ATGACCGCCGCTTCATCTCCTGATCCCACTTCCCTGCCGCGCCGCGGCGCCGCCCTGGCCGCGGTGTGCCTGGCCGCCCTGGCGCTGCCGCTGAACTTCTCCGGCGGTGCCGTCGCCACCCCGGCGATCGGCGCGGCCCTGGGCGGCAGCGCACTGGCCCTGGCCTGGATCACCAACGCCTTCATGCTCAGCTTCGGCAGCCTGCTGCTGGCCGCCGGTGCGCTGGCCGACCGGCATGGGCGGCGCCGGGTGTTCCTCGTCGGCCTGGCGCTGTTCGCCAGCGCCAGCCTGGGCGTGGCCGTGGCCGGCTCGGTCGCGGCGATCGACCTGTGGCGGGCGTTGCAGGGTGTCGGTGCCGCCGCCGCGCTCGCCGCCGGCACCGCGGCGCTGGCGCAGATGTACACCGGCGCGGCGCGCACGCGCGCGTTCAGCCTGCTCGGCACCACCTTCGGCACCGGCCTGGCGTTCGGCCCGCTGGCCGCCGGCGCGCTGAGCGAACGGCTGGGCTGGCGCGCGATCTTCTTCGGCGTGGCCGCGGTCGCCGCGCTGGCGTGGGCCCTGGCCGCGCGCTGGCTGCCGGCCTCGCGCGACTCTGCCGCCGGTCCGCCCGACCGTACCGGCGCGCTGTGTTTCAGCGCGGCGCTGGCGCTGTTCACCGCCGGCCTGATCCAGGGGCCGCACAGCGGCTGGGGCAGCGCCGCGCCGCTGGCCCTGCTCGGCGCCGCCGCGCTGTTGCTGCTCGGCTTCGTGCGGATCGAACGGCGCCGCCGGCATCCACTGCTGGACCTGAGCCTGTTCCGTTACCGGCGCTTCGTCGGCGTGCAGTTGCTGCCGGTCGCCACCTGCTACAGCTACGTGGTGCTGCTGGTGCTGCTGCCGCTGCGCATGATCGGCGTGGATGGTGCGCCCGCCGCCAGCGCCGGCCTGACGCTGCTGGCACTGTCGGCGCCGATGCTGCTGGTGCCGAGCCTGGCCGCGGTACTGGCGCAGCGCATCGCCCCGGCCTGGCTGTCCGCGGCCGGCTTGGCGGTGGCCGCGGTCGGCCTGTGCTGGCTGGGCGCGCGGCCACCGGCGCAGGCGCTGCCGGCGCTGCTGCTGATCGGCGCCGGCACCGCTGTGCCCTGGGGCCTGATGGATGCGCTGTCGGTCAGCGTGGTGCCGACCGAACGCGCCGGCATGGCCGCCGGCCTGTTCGGCACGCTGCGCGTGGCCGGCGAAGGCATCGCCCTGGCCAGCGTGGCGGCTTTGCTCGCGACCTTGGTGCAGGCGCAACTGGCCGCAGTCGCGCCGCTGCTGCCGCACGCCGCCCTGGCAGACACCGCACAGCGGCTGGTCGCCGGCGATCTGTCCGCCATGGCCGAGGGCGCGCTGTCCGCGACGCAATTGCGCCTGGCCTACGCCGCGGCCTTCGGCACGCTCACCCGGGTGCTGGCGGCGATCACCGCGCTGGCGGCGATCGCGATTTGCCTGTTGCTCGGGCGCACGCCGCAAAACGCGATGGATGGGAACCGCTGA